taaaatttgcattttttggtgaactaaccctttaaaaaacacttaatCTAATTCTAGACGTGTCACCATATAATGAAACAAGAGGTCAAAGTCTCTATACAAAAACTATTGCTCTATTTGACTCCTACAAAATTGTGGATAATCACAAATATTCATGCATGACTTTATACGTTTCTTTGTCTTTATCGATAACTtagggagtacttcgactcgcctgaaaagtccgctccccttctcactctcataatgggagagggagggtgttactgcgccgagtcgaagtactcccaaaagtgctattacgccataaaatatagttactcttttaaatccgcttagaaagcgctacgttttattttgtaccaccaaacttgctcgtataactactcgtcttaaataggaaaaacgttgatgtgtttggtcacttctaactttatctctaaatggtaccattgaatgaatggggctaagctaaatgctatcgaagcgtcgcagcgcgctccagcgcttacgcgcacacacacagatgatagagggatgtgtCAACGATTCTTGGTTGGGGtagtaacatattttaatattgaaaatgagtagactattcctttaactcaaaacacctgcaaaggctttcaaatggtctctcagtctagggtcgtttctcaatatgcTTTCTTGTCTGTCCTTGTGTTCTTGTGTACTTGTAAAACGTCATCAGTTGAGGCCCAAGTACCAGATtcaagttcgcatcaagccaagttcacataacatcCCCGGATGTGGATGCATCAGAAGGTGACTTGTGCGGACTTCTGACAgccaagtttcccagaatgcatttcacgTCAACGGCAATGAAGCTAAAATCTTGCACAATATTTGAACTTTTACTCTTTGTGtcataaaatgtagttttaagagCTATTTAGTTGAGAATATAGATTAATAAACTTGAAATATGTGGTCAGTTAGTAAAAATATTAAGCGTGCATGTAGATTTTTTCACCCAATGGATGTTCACACCACCAGCGCATAGAAAGTCTATGGTgtattgtgaagaggaagatgTGATATGCCAGGCCCAACAGTACAGAGGAGCTGAATGCCACTATCAGAGCAACTTGGGCTCTCATAACAACTGAGCAGTTCCACAGATTGATGGACTCCATGCCAAGCCACATTGCTGCAGTAATTTAGTAAAAAGGAGCCCCAagtattgagtgctgtacatgctcataTTCTTCATGTTTTATACTTTTCAGTTGGCCAAGATTtaaaaatcctttctttgtattggtcttacgtaatattctaattttctgagatactgaatttgggattttccttggttgtcagttataatcatcaaaattaaagaaacaaacatttgaaatatatcagtctgtgtgtaataaattaatataatatacaagtgtaacttttttaatgtaattagtgaaataaatcaacttattgatgatattctaattatatgaatAGCACCTGTACTATAACTAATAATATAATCTACTACTAATAATGAACTCTGCTTCTACTACTCCTGACACTTATCTGACACTAAAATGCCACAACACCCACAAGGTGGCGCGAGTTTCGAAACTTTATCCAGGTTCGATACTTAGACCGAACTGAGGCCTCGTTTGTCATTGGTTAGGTAATTTCTACATAAACAACACAAGCCCTGAATCAAGGTTTTATTTGGCACCCCCATTTATTCTCGACACGCGCTCCGAACCCTCCCTTCAAAAATCCCATCACTAGTGACCCAGCTGTAATAACAGGACTGACACCTGTCTTCTGTCTATATGTGTGAATCTAGAAAAAGATACAGAATCTCAATTCTTCATCTttctttgtgtaaataagagtgaaaagacaattaaattttttcatgtttctttcagatgtggagagtgattcatgtttggatatagaaataacctcaatatcaaaagagcgactgacagcacaaactctttcctgcatcacctgtggaaagacattcagctcacagagacatttagagagacatgagagaaaacacacagaacagaaactcttcaccagatctgagatcagctttactaccttacaagagaagacATTTTATTCAGAAgaccacagagagaagaagaagaagaagcagtttcactgtgagcagtgtgggaGGATTTGTGTCTCTTCCTCTAAACTAAAtgttcacatgaggacacacagtgatgaaaagcctttcaactgcactgaatgtggaaaatacttcaaaaccaaacaaaatcttaaagttcatcagagacttcatacaggtgaaaaacctgtcaagtgctctcagtgtgacatgaCTTTTCCTCACTCAGGTTATTTAAAAGCCCATCAGAgtgttcacactggagagaaacctcatcactgtaatgtttgtgggatGAGTTTTAATCAACATGAAAGTTTAGTGACACACCTAAcaattcatacaggtgagaaaccttacaaatgctctcagtgtgacagaacgtttactttttcaagtaacttaaaagtccATGAGAgacttcatactggagagaaaccttatcactgtagtgtttgtgggaagagttttagtcaagGGTCTTCATTACGAAATcacaagagaattcatacaggtgaaaaaccttacaaatgctctcagtgtgacatgaCGTTTGCTCAGTCAAGTTCCTTAAAATAccatcagagaattcacactggagagaaacctttcgTCTGCGCTCAATGTGGAAAGAACTTCATTAATTCATCTCAATTAAtagttcatcagagagttcatactggagaaaaacttcatcactgtagtgtctgtgggaagagttttagacAAGCGGCTACATTACTAAATCACAAGagacttcatacaggtgaaaaaccttttaaaTGTTCTCAGTGTGGCAAGACCTATGCTCAGTCAGGTTCCTTAAaagcccatcagagagttcacactggagagaaaccttaacACTGTAGCGGTACATTCACATtgggcgaaagcgttaacgcttgaggGAATGCAATCACAGTgcccgcaacacatgctccggtttTCCATAAATGTCATTGGCTGGCTCtccctaggttatttgcataaggcgatctgactggctgacgcacacgttgccgcttgaaaagttgagaaatgtccaacttctgccgcgagcaacggcactgacggttccacaattcagtttggcaatgcATGACATCACCCGTTAAAAGTGAATGGTTAACGCTTacaccccgtgtgaatgtaccgtaatgtttgtgggaatgttttttttttttttaggaaagttTGAAATCAAGCCACTTGTGagtcccattcacttccatagtgttctttattcctactatgaaagtgttGTTTTTTGACTGCTGTTTTATGAGTGAAATAAACAGTTAAAATAACTACCCATGGAAGTACACTGAATGTTAGATTCTGTACACTACTGTAAATGTTAGGTTAGTAAACCAAGAGACACAGACTAAAAGTTTTTTACCTCACCATGTGTAAGAGGCATATTTCATAGTTTTATTGTTAATTCAATCATATATATGTGTTTAAATCTGTGATTAATgagcaaaataaaagtgtaatttgatattttggaaAACTTTTATCTTGAAGCTCCAGAAGGCTGACGTGACTAGTGATGGGCAGTCTGGctttttcatagattcggctctggCTCTTCATTTAGAATCGGCTCTGGCTCCTCATTTAGAATCACTGGGAGACTTCTTTTTAGCCTAATTTAGCAATTGTGAGGGTTTTTTGTGTTGGCATGCAATTTTTGTATCAATTGGTTTTATAAAAgcctttttttacattataataAAACTTTAATTAATTCTCTCTATCGCTCTGTGTACTTGGCCTGGCTACACTGGCTTTTTAGAGCATCTATCACCCTTTCTTCTTTCACATAATGGCATAATCCTAGTCTGTCTTCCCATTTGATTAAACGCATTGTGTGCCAAATACAAATAGGTCCCGCCCCTGCATGCggctgaagattcggctctctCGCTGAAGGGGAGTTGGCTCTTCTTGTTCCTTACAAAGAATCGTCTTTTAGATCCGGTTCGTTTGCGAACAACCCATCACTAGACGTAACATCAACAACTTCAATTTGCGTTTTTCAACCAGGTTAGGTGCCAAGTTTATGTTCAACTCTGTACATCTTAATGGTACAACCCAGTAATTAAAGGAAAATTCCAGACATTAATGTTATGCCTACTCTCAATCACAGTCAAgttaatacacaaaataaacaataagGCAAAATATCATCCAATATGGTTTACTAGTGTTTCCTGGGATGATAAACTCCCATGTTCATCATCACAGTATTTTAATGACAATCACGAGAGGGTCCGCTTGCTACCTAGATGTCCTGAGCCTGGAGTGGAGGGAGCGGCATCCAAAAGTTCATTGCAGAGGTGTACAGATACATAGATAAGGTTTGCCAGGGCTTCCGGCAGAGCAGGGTTGTTTAGGTTCTCCTGGTTAATGAGCTCATCGATGTCCCAGATGATTGGACGAACAAACATGGCTGGAGTCTGGGAGAATTCCCCTGCCGCTGTCCAACTTCTAAGGATAAGTCGTCTACCTGGATGAACGAGGATGGGGGCGGACTGGAAGGTCTCTTTGAGAAGGCGGAAGGAGTCCTTGGCTCCGGGAGACGGAACAAGATTTTTGGAAGCACCCTTTAAGGATGAGTTAAGTGGAGTGCTGATATGACTGTAGTTCTTAATAAACCTCCAGTAGAAGTTGTTGAATCCAAGGAATCGTTGGAGATCTTTCACAGTAATGGGTAAGGGCTAGTAGTGAATAGTTTCCACCTTCATCCGGTCCATTTGCACTTCTTTTTGGTTGAAGATGTATCCTAAATACTGTACAGAAGGGGTATGGAACTCACACTTTCCACTTTTAGGTACAGTTGGTGTTTACATAATTTCTCCAGTACCAGAGTTACATGGTGTTAATGTTGAGAGAGAGTGTATAGtggtttttgtttatattactgatcatatactgtatactaGACCTAAGGCCTATTGTTTCTACACAAGGCTATAATGACACCCAGTTAAACTTCTAAGGCCCATTGCTTTTACACAAGGATATAAGACACCCAGTTAAACTTTCGTTTCCTCAGTTAACTTTCGTTTTCTCAGTTTCCTAATTAAGAGACCAGGTGCTATCCTGAAACTATACCCCATTCTCGCCACGATTAGTTTGAGAAACAAGGTCGACATAAGCGATAAAGAAGAGGACACCATTTCAGATTAGTTATCTTTCGTTTTCTCAGTTAACTTTCATTTCCTAAATAAAAGAGTCCAGGTGCGATCCTGCGACTATACCCCGATTGTTCTCACCACGATTATCTTGAGAAGCGAGGTCGAAACTGATAAACAAGAGTACGTCATTTTAGATTAGAGAATTCGTCCAgctgtacttcgctacattaacAATAAGGTATCTGTGCAAGCTAGGCCAAGGCCATGAAAACCAATAAACAGAATATATCATTTTAGATATGAGGCAGGATGCAGCTGCACTTCTGCTgcatcaaacaaataaaattaattgtgGCAGACGGAGACCAATGAGAAGAATATACGTCATCTCAGATAAGAAGTGTTTgatcttactgtataaaaatggagTCAGATGTTGGGAGGGCAGATGATCTTTTAGCGCCTTTATGAGGGGTATTGATTGTCTCACTTTGTTGGCTCGAgcgaataaagtaatttttgtttggcacctggaacctttgtctcctgagtattttttcttatgaagattCAAGCTAAGACTTTTTGCCACAACATGTGGTGGAATAAATCTTTGTCGTCAATGAGGACGATGACGAACTTGTTGAGGTATTCATGGAAGACTTCATTCATCTATCCCTGGAATACATAGGGCGAATTGGATAATTCGAAGGGCATGACCTGGTATTCATAGTGACCTGAGGGGGTTACCAAGGCAGTTTTCCATTCATCACCTTGACGGATGCGGATTAAGTTGTAGGCACTTCACAAGTCCAGTTTAAAGAAAATATGGGCTCCTTGGAGCTGATCCAGAGTGGCTGGGACCAGAGAAAGGGGGGTACCTGAACTTTACCATCTGAGAATTGAGGTGTCGGTAATTAAACCACCGTCCTTCTTGGCCACAAAGAAAAAACTTGAAGCGGCAGGGGATGTAGATGGTTGGATGAACTGTTGATTGAGAGCTTCCTTCGCATACTCCTCCATGGCCTTCTGTTCTAGAATGGACAGCGGgtagctaataataataataataataccttacatttatatagcgcttttctcagtactcaaagcgcttttacatatgaacgggggaatctcctcaaccaccaccaatgtgcagcatccacctggatgatgcgacggcagccatattgcgccagaccgctcaccacacaccagcttattagtggagaggagacagagtgatatagccaattagtatgagggatgattagtagtgctgtgttcaaaatatcgatacgacgatacatcgtcatggacgcctgacgatgcgcgcatcgatacagcatcttccgtatcgattcggatgcactttttggaaaggacgcatgtgtcccgcggagtacgtagagttaaaggtagcggggtatactttcactttaCGTGTCTGTCTCGCTGGCGCACGTGCCTGCGagccgctctctctctctctctctctctctctctctctctttctctctctctctttcgcgcacatgctctctctctctctttctctctctctctctctctctctctctctctctcgtatttaaaatcaatgagttcagtatgaaagcgaagatatcttagcctatacttATTAGTCGctctcttataaaacagtactaacgcattagagaagaaacacgacaaagatttgcatgtgaaaagtgtacatccagagaagagatacagagctacttcaaactatagctgtcacattaataatctgatttctattaaatagtattaagtctgactgcatgtttacacatatataaatagatatagaataatgaaatgagagacaaatataatgcctagagtaagacactttttccttgtaaaactgtttaaaaaaacataagtatTAACTCTGAGATTTTAAGTATTTCTATGAGTTACaccaaaagctaataaatgaatggcaaaaagacaactgttacaacactgcttattcaatgtacattaaacaaaaacagtaataatgttacttaattttgaacaaaaatgtaatagtcttgtatcgtgatgcgcatcgtatcggggcccttgtatcgggatacgtatcgaATCGGGAAActgttggcgatacacagccctaatgattagtaggccaatgggcaagtttggccaggatgccggggcacacccctactcttttcgaaggacatcctgggatttttaatgaccacagagagtcaggacctcggtttaacgtctcatccgaaggacggtgctttttttgacagtatagtgtccccatcactatactggggtgttaggacccacacagaccacagggtgagcaccccctgctggtctcagaTACGACCCTTATGTAATGAGGCTCCAGGTAGCAGGTCGATATTAATTTTAGACTCGGATGAAGAAGAGTGATGAAGAGAATTGAGTTTTTGGATGGGCAAAAAGCAGGACTGGAAACACTTCTCGCTCCAGCTGATGATTTCTCCGTTCTAGTCGATGTTGGATAGATTTTTAGAAATCTCCTCCACATGTAGGCATCAAATACAAAGGATTGACGAGGTGTTGTTATGGTGAATAAGACCTCTACCCAATGTTTTATCTTGAATGGTGTGTACAGCGAGAACTTGTGGGTATCTGCATCTTTGAATATTCAGTTTTTGTAAGAGGTGAGTGGAAATTAAGTTTCCAGCAGATCCTGGGTCAAAGGCTTTTGCTGGGACATTAATACAGTCATTGAcgttcagagagagagagagtgtgatgCGTAGAATCCACTTGCATAGGTTCAGGTGCCGGAGGAACCGGGGAAGAATCCGGGGGCGGAGGTTTGGAGCAGCAGGTACTTCGTCACAGGCAGATAGACGTTGAGATACACGGATGAGTCTCTCCAAACCCATTGAATCCTCATTAACCACTATTAGTTGTTGAATATAGGGATTGGGTCAATGAAGAAAAGCTGTGACGAGGGCAGTTTCATTCCAACCACTGGAGGACGCTAGGGTACGGAATTCTAGAGCATATGAACTCACAGATAGTTTTCTTTGGCATAGGTTGAAGAAAGAATTGTGTACGGAGACATCAGACATCGACGAAGACTTCCTTGAAATGCTGAAGAAAACTGGACAGAGATTGGATTACTGAGGAATTCGAATTCCACAAGGATTGAGCCGAAAGGAGTGCTCATCCAGACAGCAGAGAAATTATGAATGCCACTCGTGCAGTGTTGTTGGAAAATTTATGTGATTGCATTTGGAAATACAGAGATCGTCGCTGTTTGGGCCATGGGACAAGCAGAGGCAGTGGGGTTTTGAGGACGTAAATGTAGCCAGGCTGAGTGAAGGATATCTTCAGGTACTGAAGCATGGGTTATTCCATCAGGTAAGTGAAGCTGGTGAGTCTAACGTTTAGTGATGAGACCAGATGGGGACTGAGTGTGAAGGTGAGATATTTAAAGATGTATGGTGATGGGACACAAGTGGTAGTGATTAGTATTCTGGGGAATGGGAATGAGTGGGAGGAGTGAATGATGATGTGAATGGTGCTGGTGATGGGATCCTGACAAAATGACGCTCGCAATCCAActtaaagttacaaaaaatacaaaaataagaAAGCTACTTGGCTTAAACAGAAGTACACAATAGTTTTGCATtcatatgaaatcatgcaaataTGATGGATATAGACACGATTTGTAAAAATGTTCCAAGCACAAATAACCCAATTAAATTTGTCAATGTATTACGTATGCATACGCAATATGCTCAATTAACTGGTGCTGATTTACATGTTATTTTAGTTCTGGGTGAGGGTGTAACTGAAAAAGATCTATTTGAACAGATATTTGTGCTTTCAAGTAATAATGCTATGCTGTAGGGTTCCAAAACTGCAAATTCTCCTCATATACTTTCCTGGGAAACTGCAGATAATGTAAGCACATTTTACACCCAAGTAAAGGCATAGACTCCTGCGTGCATTTACATTGTGAtctattatatttaattaaaacaaaacagggTAAAGCAGAGACAGCTTTCAATTTTGTGCATCCATTTAAGCATGTCTGGATGGATGGTGTTAAATTATTAATAACAGCAAAAATGAGTGTGTTGTTTAT
This sequence is a window from Misgurnus anguillicaudatus chromosome 24, ASM2758022v2, whole genome shotgun sequence. Protein-coding genes within it:
- the LOC141349142 gene encoding uncharacterized protein, whose product is MKREDVDCCESSVYVGYTEMKTEPTEMKTEPTEMKTEPTEMKTEPTEMKTEPTEIKTEPTEIKTEPKEIKTELTEEEDRADEDDDFIPSDVESDSCLDIEITSISKERLTAQTLSCITCGKTFSSQRHLERHERKHTEQKLFTRSEISFTTLQEKTFYSEDHREKKKKKQFHCEQCGRICVSSSKLNVHMRTHSDEKPFNCTECGKYFKTKQNLKVHQRLHTGEKPVKCSQCDMTFPHSGYLKAHQSVHTGEKPHHCNVCGMSFNQHESLVTHLTIHTGEKPYKCSQCDRTFTFSSNLKVHERLHTGEKPYHCSVCGKSFSQGSSLRNHKRIHTGEKPYKCSQCDMTFAQSSSLKYHQRIHTGEKPFVCAQCGKNFINSSQLIVHQRVHTGEKLHHCSVCGKSFRQAATLLNHKRLHTGEKPFKCSQCGKTYAQSGSLKAHQRVHTGEKP